The proteins below are encoded in one region of Coleofasciculaceae cyanobacterium:
- a CDS encoding glycosyltransferase family 2 protein — MNHQEIGDRHSQVSPLISVITVVFNAKESLEPTIQSVINQSYENTEYIIIDGGSTDGTLEIIKQYEPDLKYWISESDRGIYDAMNKGIKLAKGKIIGILNSGDLYSQNALQEVAELYLRNQTSEYLIITGAMTRFAAQAKIEFIQKRNQTDLNRRINLGMPLNHPATFVTKNIYETIGYFDPEFKICGDYDLIFRAYHSQLVKFVFINSVLASMSMGGISETLAGISIRAREAMRIRQNKLNTVHNALISLRLVLIGYVKHLLMTFMGPKAVLIRHKINAKSRRKSSVGDRENLSY; from the coding sequence ATGAATCATCAAGAAATAGGCGATCGCCATTCTCAAGTAAGTCCATTAATTTCGGTAATTACGGTAGTTTTTAACGCAAAAGAATCTTTAGAGCCAACTATACAGTCAGTAATCAATCAGTCTTACGAAAACACAGAATATATAATCATAGACGGTGGTTCAACAGATGGAACGTTAGAAATAATTAAGCAGTATGAACCAGACCTTAAATACTGGATTAGTGAAAGCGATCGCGGTATTTATGATGCGATGAATAAAGGTATTAAGCTGGCTAAAGGCAAAATTATTGGTATCTTAAATAGTGGTGATTTATATAGCCAAAATGCCTTGCAAGAAGTAGCCGAACTATATTTACGCAACCAAACAAGTGAATATTTAATTATTACTGGAGCTATGACTCGTTTCGCTGCTCAAGCTAAGATTGAATTTATCCAAAAACGCAATCAAACTGATTTAAACCGTAGAATAAATTTAGGAATGCCGCTCAATCATCCCGCAACTTTTGTAACTAAAAATATTTACGAAACAATCGGCTACTTCGATCCAGAATTTAAAATTTGTGGTGATTATGATTTAATTTTTCGAGCCTATCATAGTCAATTAGTTAAGTTTGTTTTTATTAACAGTGTTTTAGCTTCTATGAGCATGGGAGGGATATCCGAAACCTTGGCAGGTATATCAATTAGAGCTAGAGAAGCGATGAGAATTCGGCAAAATAAACTAAACACTGTCCACAATGCTCTAATATCTTTACGACTGGTTTTAATTGGTTACGTCAAGCATCTGCTCATGACGTTTATGGGACCAAAGGCA